In Leptospira bourretii, a genomic segment contains:
- a CDS encoding methyl-accepting chemotaxis protein: protein MSSVTGNYLEKGSMIANTIRISFAIVMLSINIFFMVAIPTTEKTMSLILSALEFVVLSYGVYTFWLYKKKRFYLKFAYISILLDIVIYSSVFAIVVIMSKTPAEKVSIATLPFVMLVLLFVVIYSGFLLSYRLTMAVGYIAISSLLLYVYLGVIGGAEIKFIATSAGEFGIPFIGINTVALICGVHMMSAVVKFMSNSSNEATKSAEEARQKSEAANLTKQNIQSEAETLNKSVQEMITFMDSLNSEIQTQVSSVEEISASMEELAASMDSASDFVKSQFTRIDGLNQESAVMDKILYEVYSATTNLAQTTDESKQYSLQVTTAMDSVSSNFEEIKESFQKVEEVNQILRDIADRTNLLALNASIEAARAGEHGRGFAVVAQEVAKLADSAQENASLISKIITQAAKLIVNGNTAATETKEKMGIQDRSFGILVSNLSDLKTKVEKQTSIHKSFLDSFQELFSLSKQLEVVASEQKMGTQEMSRALVSIEQSASSLASNTSHLRENVDGLSKQSERLAKHI from the coding sequence ATGTCATCTGTTACTGGTAACTACTTAGAAAAAGGAAGTATGATTGCGAACACGATTCGTATTTCTTTTGCGATTGTGATGTTATCAATCAATATTTTCTTTATGGTGGCGATACCCACAACGGAAAAGACCATGAGTCTTATACTTTCTGCTTTAGAATTTGTGGTTTTATCATATGGCGTTTATACTTTCTGGCTCTACAAAAAGAAAAGATTTTATTTAAAATTTGCTTACATATCTATTTTGCTCGATATCGTTATCTACTCGAGTGTTTTTGCCATCGTTGTAATTATGTCAAAAACTCCAGCGGAAAAGGTCTCCATTGCAACACTTCCATTCGTAATGTTGGTTCTGCTTTTTGTCGTTATTTATTCCGGTTTTTTATTATCTTATCGATTAACAATGGCGGTCGGATACATTGCAATTTCTAGTTTGCTTCTATACGTTTACTTAGGAGTAATAGGAGGCGCGGAAATCAAATTCATTGCAACATCCGCGGGCGAATTTGGAATTCCTTTTATCGGAATCAATACAGTCGCTTTGATCTGCGGTGTTCATATGATGAGTGCTGTTGTCAAATTTATGTCGAATTCTAGTAATGAGGCAACAAAATCCGCTGAAGAGGCGAGACAAAAATCAGAAGCCGCAAATCTTACAAAACAAAACATACAGTCCGAGGCAGAGACCTTGAACAAAAGTGTCCAAGAAATGATAACATTTATGGATTCTTTAAATTCTGAAATCCAAACACAAGTTTCGAGTGTAGAAGAAATCAGTGCTTCGATGGAAGAACTTGCAGCATCTATGGACAGTGCCAGCGATTTTGTAAAATCACAGTTTACAAGAATAGATGGCTTAAACCAAGAAAGTGCGGTCATGGATAAAATTTTATACGAAGTTTATTCAGCGACAACTAATTTGGCGCAGACCACGGATGAATCCAAACAGTATAGTTTGCAAGTCACTACCGCTATGGATTCAGTGAGTTCCAACTTTGAAGAAATCAAAGAAAGTTTTCAAAAAGTGGAAGAAGTGAATCAAATTTTAAGAGACATTGCTGATCGCACCAACTTGCTTGCATTAAATGCTTCTATTGAAGCTGCTAGAGCAGGTGAACATGGCAGAGGGTTTGCCGTTGTTGCGCAAGAAGTTGCAAAACTTGCTGATAGTGCGCAAGAAAATGCGTCCTTAATTTCGAAAATCATCACACAAGCTGCCAAATTGATTGTGAACGGAAATACGGCGGCAACGGAAACAAAAGAAAAAATGGGAATTCAGGATAGAAGTTTTGGAATTCTTGTTTCAAACCTTTCGGATTTAAAAACCAAAGTCGAAAAACAAACATCCATTCATAAATCATTTTTGGATTCATTTCAGGAATTGTTCTCACTTTCCAAACAATTGGAGGTAGTGGCATCAGAGCAGAAAATGGGAACACAAGAAATGTCAAGAGCGCTGGTATCCATTGAACAATCTGCCTCTTCGCTTGCTTCCAATACTTCCCACTTACGTGAAAATGTGGATGGACTTTCAAAACAATCAGAACGATTGGCAAAACACATTTAA